A part of Thalassophryne amazonica chromosome 3, fThaAma1.1, whole genome shotgun sequence genomic DNA contains:
- the thoc7 gene encoding THO complex subunit 7 homolog translates to MFVYSNLDEVIRTRLLIDGDGAGDDRRINVLLKSFIKWCNSTGTPEEGFTQYQRMLGTLAQCEFSMGKTLMVYDMNLREMENYEKIYTNIEENIMSAHEKIAECKKEIQRAKRIRKNRQEYDAMAKVIQEHPDRHETLQQLEALDKELQQLSHIKENVDAKLELRKKQFHVLLSTIQELQQTLENDEKSDNYDNNQESPAENGE, encoded by the exons ATGTTTGTCTACTCTAACTTAGATGAAGTTATACGGACACGTCTTCTAATTGACGGAGATGGAGCTGGTGATGACCGCCGCATTAATGTGCTACTGAAGAGTTTCATTAAATGGTGCAACTCTACTGGGACTCCAGAGGAAGG TTTCACACAGTATCAGAGGATGTTGGGAACGCTAGCCCAGTGTGAATTCTCCATGGGAAAGACATTGATGGTTTATGACATGAATCTTCGTGAAATGGAGAATTATGAGAAAATCTACACTAATATAG AAGAAAACATCATGTCTGCGCATGAGAAGATAGCAGAATGCAAAAAGGAAATTCAGCGGGCCAAGAGAATACGAAAGAATCGCCAAG AGTATGATGCTATGGCGAAGGTTATTCAGGAACATCCAGACCGACATGAAACGCTGCA GCAGTTAGAGGCTCTTGACAAAGAACTCCAGCAACTTTCTCACATCAAGGAGAATGTTGATGCAAAG TTGGAGCTGAGAAAGAAGCAGTTCCATGTTCTGCTCAGTACCATACAGGAACTACAGCAGACACTTGAAA atGATGAAAAGTCTGACAATTATGATAACAATCAAGAAAGTCCTGCAGAGAATGGTGAATGA